From Drosophila nasuta strain 15112-1781.00 chromosome X, ASM2355853v1, whole genome shotgun sequence, one genomic window encodes:
- the LOC132797332 gene encoding cAMP-specific 3',5'-cyclic phosphodiesterase isoform X13 translates to MLNKNSASSQSLPRVHSFFNMIPSIMQDDLAVTILADRDNMFSIKSQRSHGEDLIVTPFAQILASLRSVRNNLLSLTNVPASNKRPAQSSSVGRSGNAGGVQLAQGDEAYTRLATDTIEELDWCLDQLETIQTHRSVSDMASLKFKRMLNKELSHFSESSRSGNQISEYICSTFLDKQQEFDLPSLRVEENTEHSTAQPIAANQQYPRSRSPRGPPMSQISGVKRPLSHTNSFTGERLPTFGVETPHENELGTLLGELDTWGIEIFKIGELSCNRPLTCVAYTIFQSRELLTSLMIPPKTFLNFMTTLEDHYVKDNPFHNSLHAADVTQSTNVLLNTPALEGVFTPLEVGGALFAACIHDVDHPGLTNQFLVNSSSELALMYNDESVLENHHLAVAFKLLQNQGCDIFCNMQKKQRQTLRKMVIDIVLSTDMSKHMSLLADLKTMVETKKVAGSGVLLLDNYQDRMQVLENLVHCADLSNPTKPLPLYRRWVALLMEEFFLQGDKERESGMDISAMCDRHNATIEKSQVGFIDYIVHPLWETWADLVHPDAQDILDTLEENRDYYQSTIPPSPPPSTADEIPQDEKIRFQVTLEESDQENLAELEEECDESESRGDAGSSSTTGTTATGVAGGGKPSGSQNQAPHGGM, encoded by the exons ATGTTGAACAAGAATTCAGCctcgtcgcagtcgctgccgcGTGTGCACAGCTTCTTCAATATGATACCATCGATAATGCAGGACGATCTGGCCGTAACCATATTGGCCGATCGCGATAATATGTTCTCCATCAAATCGCAGCGCAG CCATGGCGAGGATCTCATTGTAACGCCGTTTGCCCAAATTTTAGCCAGTTTACGTTCAGTGCGCAACAATTTATTAAGTCTGACAAATGTACCAGCATCAAACAA GCGGCCAGCTCAATCATCATCCGTCGGACGGTCCGGAAATGCGGGCGGCGTTCAACTAGCACAGGGCGATGAGGCCTACACACGCCTGGCCACCGATACCATTGAGGAGTTAGACTGGTGCTTGGATCAGCTGGAGACTATACAAACGCACCGCAGTGTCTCCGACATGGCATCGCTTAAG TTCAAGCGCATGCTTAACAAGGAGCTCTCACACTTTAGTGAGTCCAGCAGATCAGGAAATCAAATTTCCGAATATAtttgttcaacatttttgg ACAAGCAACAAGAGTTCGATTTACCCTCGCTGCGCGTTGAAGAGAACACTGAACACTCAACCGCTCAACCAATTGCCGCCAACCAGCAATATCCGCGCAGTCGATCGCCCCGCGGTCCGCCGATGTCACAAATAAGCGGAGTTAAGCGGCCGCTGTCGCACACAAACAGCTTCACCGGCGAGCGTCTGCCCACGTTTGGCGTGGAGACGCCACACGAGAATGAGCTGGGCACACTGCTCGGCGAATTGGATACGTGGGGCATTGAGATATTCAAAATTGGCGAACTCAGCTGCAATCGTCCGCTCACCTGTGTGGCATACACCATATTTCAG AGTAGAGAATTACTGACCAGTCTTATGATACCACCGAAAACTTTTCTTAACTTTATGACTACTCTGGAGGACCACTACGTCAAAGACAATCCGTTTCACAATTCGCTGCATGCCGCTGACGTGACACAGAGCACAAATGTGCTACTAAATACACCGGCATTGGAGGGTGTATTCACGCCCCTCGAGGTGGGCGGGGCGCTGTTCGCCGCTTGCATACACGATGTTGATCATCCTGGCTTAACCAATCAGTTTTTGGTTAATTCAA GTTCCGAACTAGCATTAATGTACAATGACGAATCTGTTTTGGAAAATCATCATTTAGCTGTTGCCTtcaaattattgcaaaatcaAGGATGTGATATATTCTGTAATATGCAAAA GAAACAACGCCAAACTTTGAGGAAAATGGTTATTGATATTGTGCTCTCCACTGACATGTCCAAGCACATGAGCCTGCTGGCCGATCTGAAGACCATGGTGGAGACCAAAAAAGTCGCTGGCTCCGGGGTGCTGTTGCTAGACAATTATCAAGATCGCATGCAG GTGCTTGAGAATCTGGTGCACTGCGCTGATCTGAGCAATCCCACCAAGCCATTGCCGCTATATAGGCGCTGGGTGGCACTGCTGATGGAGGAGTTCTTTTTACAGGGCGACAAGGAGCGCGAATCGGGCATGGACATTAGTGCGATGTGCGATCGCCATAATGCGACTATTGAGAAGTCACAAGTGGGCTTCATCGATTACATTGTGCATCCGTTGTGGGAGACATGGGCCGATCTGGTGCATCCCGATGCCCAAGATATACTCGATACGCTTGAAGAGAACAGAGACTACTATCAGAGCACGATACCGCCATCGCCACCGCCATCGACAGCCGATGAAATACCGCAGGATGAGAAGATACGATTCCAG GTAACACTGGAGGAGTCCGATCAGGAGAATCTGGCCGAGCTGGAGGAGGAGTGCGACGAGAGCGAGAGCCGGGGAGATGCCGGCTCCAGCAGCACCACTGGCACCACAGCAACTGGCGTTGCCGGCGGTGGCAAGCCGTCAGGGAGTCAAAATCAAGCGCCACACGGTGGAATGTGA
- the LOC132797332 gene encoding cAMP-specific 3',5'-cyclic phosphodiesterase isoform X12 — protein MLNKNSASSQSLPRVHSFFNMIPSIMQDDLAVTILADRDNMFSIKSQRSHGEDLIVTPFAQILASLRSVRNNLLSLTNVPASNKSRRPAQSSSVGRSGNAGGVQLAQGDEAYTRLATDTIEELDWCLDQLETIQTHRSVSDMASLKFKRMLNKELSHFSESSRSGNQISEYICSTFLDKQQEFDLPSLRVEENTEHSTAQPIAANQQYPRSRSPRGPPMSQISGVKRPLSHTNSFTGERLPTFGVETPHENELGTLLGELDTWGIEIFKIGELSCNRPLTCVAYTIFQSRELLTSLMIPPKTFLNFMTTLEDHYVKDNPFHNSLHAADVTQSTNVLLNTPALEGVFTPLEVGGALFAACIHDVDHPGLTNQFLVNSSSELALMYNDESVLENHHLAVAFKLLQNQGCDIFCNMQKKQRQTLRKMVIDIVLSTDMSKHMSLLADLKTMVETKKVAGSGVLLLDNYQDRMQVLENLVHCADLSNPTKPLPLYRRWVALLMEEFFLQGDKERESGMDISAMCDRHNATIEKSQVGFIDYIVHPLWETWADLVHPDAQDILDTLEENRDYYQSTIPPSPPPSTADEIPQDEKIRFQVTLEESDQENLAELEEECDESESRGDAGSSSTTGTTATGVAGGGKPSGSQNQAPHGGM, from the exons ATGTTGAACAAGAATTCAGCctcgtcgcagtcgctgccgcGTGTGCACAGCTTCTTCAATATGATACCATCGATAATGCAGGACGATCTGGCCGTAACCATATTGGCCGATCGCGATAATATGTTCTCCATCAAATCGCAGCGCAG CCATGGCGAGGATCTCATTGTAACGCCGTTTGCCCAAATTTTAGCCAGTTTACGTTCAGTGCGCAACAATTTATTAAGTCTGACAAATGTACCAGCATCAAACAA ATCCAGGCGGCCAGCTCAATCATCATCCGTCGGACGGTCCGGAAATGCGGGCGGCGTTCAACTAGCACAGGGCGATGAGGCCTACACACGCCTGGCCACCGATACCATTGAGGAGTTAGACTGGTGCTTGGATCAGCTGGAGACTATACAAACGCACCGCAGTGTCTCCGACATGGCATCGCTTAAG TTCAAGCGCATGCTTAACAAGGAGCTCTCACACTTTAGTGAGTCCAGCAGATCAGGAAATCAAATTTCCGAATATAtttgttcaacatttttgg ACAAGCAACAAGAGTTCGATTTACCCTCGCTGCGCGTTGAAGAGAACACTGAACACTCAACCGCTCAACCAATTGCCGCCAACCAGCAATATCCGCGCAGTCGATCGCCCCGCGGTCCGCCGATGTCACAAATAAGCGGAGTTAAGCGGCCGCTGTCGCACACAAACAGCTTCACCGGCGAGCGTCTGCCCACGTTTGGCGTGGAGACGCCACACGAGAATGAGCTGGGCACACTGCTCGGCGAATTGGATACGTGGGGCATTGAGATATTCAAAATTGGCGAACTCAGCTGCAATCGTCCGCTCACCTGTGTGGCATACACCATATTTCAG AGTAGAGAATTACTGACCAGTCTTATGATACCACCGAAAACTTTTCTTAACTTTATGACTACTCTGGAGGACCACTACGTCAAAGACAATCCGTTTCACAATTCGCTGCATGCCGCTGACGTGACACAGAGCACAAATGTGCTACTAAATACACCGGCATTGGAGGGTGTATTCACGCCCCTCGAGGTGGGCGGGGCGCTGTTCGCCGCTTGCATACACGATGTTGATCATCCTGGCTTAACCAATCAGTTTTTGGTTAATTCAA GTTCCGAACTAGCATTAATGTACAATGACGAATCTGTTTTGGAAAATCATCATTTAGCTGTTGCCTtcaaattattgcaaaatcaAGGATGTGATATATTCTGTAATATGCAAAA GAAACAACGCCAAACTTTGAGGAAAATGGTTATTGATATTGTGCTCTCCACTGACATGTCCAAGCACATGAGCCTGCTGGCCGATCTGAAGACCATGGTGGAGACCAAAAAAGTCGCTGGCTCCGGGGTGCTGTTGCTAGACAATTATCAAGATCGCATGCAG GTGCTTGAGAATCTGGTGCACTGCGCTGATCTGAGCAATCCCACCAAGCCATTGCCGCTATATAGGCGCTGGGTGGCACTGCTGATGGAGGAGTTCTTTTTACAGGGCGACAAGGAGCGCGAATCGGGCATGGACATTAGTGCGATGTGCGATCGCCATAATGCGACTATTGAGAAGTCACAAGTGGGCTTCATCGATTACATTGTGCATCCGTTGTGGGAGACATGGGCCGATCTGGTGCATCCCGATGCCCAAGATATACTCGATACGCTTGAAGAGAACAGAGACTACTATCAGAGCACGATACCGCCATCGCCACCGCCATCGACAGCCGATGAAATACCGCAGGATGAGAAGATACGATTCCAG GTAACACTGGAGGAGTCCGATCAGGAGAATCTGGCCGAGCTGGAGGAGGAGTGCGACGAGAGCGAGAGCCGGGGAGATGCCGGCTCCAGCAGCACCACTGGCACCACAGCAACTGGCGTTGCCGGCGGTGGCAAGCCGTCAGGGAGTCAAAATCAAGCGCCACACGGTGGAATGTGA
- the LOC132797332 gene encoding cAMP-specific 3',5'-cyclic phosphodiesterase isoform X14 produces the protein MSPKSMSRNSSIASERFKEQEASILIDRSHGEDLIVTPFAQILASLRSVRNNLLSLTNVPASNKSRRPAQSSSVGRSGNAGGVQLAQGDEAYTRLATDTIEELDWCLDQLETIQTHRSVSDMASLKFKRMLNKELSHFSESSRSGNQISEYICSTFLDKQQEFDLPSLRVEENTEHSTAQPIAANQQYPRSRSPRGPPMSQISGVKRPLSHTNSFTGERLPTFGVETPHENELGTLLGELDTWGIEIFKIGELSCNRPLTCVAYTIFQSRELLTSLMIPPKTFLNFMTTLEDHYVKDNPFHNSLHAADVTQSTNVLLNTPALEGVFTPLEVGGALFAACIHDVDHPGLTNQFLVNSSSELALMYNDESVLENHHLAVAFKLLQNQGCDIFCNMQKKQRQTLRKMVIDIVLSTDMSKHMSLLADLKTMVETKKVAGSGVLLLDNYQDRMQVLENLVHCADLSNPTKPLPLYRRWVALLMEEFFLQGDKERESGMDISAMCDRHNATIEKSQVGFIDYIVHPLWETWADLVHPDAQDILDTLEENRDYYQSTIPPSPPPSTADEIPQDEKIRFQVTLEESDQENLAELEEECDESESRGDAGSSSTTGTTATGVAGGGKPSGSQNQAPHGGM, from the exons CCATGGCGAGGATCTCATTGTAACGCCGTTTGCCCAAATTTTAGCCAGTTTACGTTCAGTGCGCAACAATTTATTAAGTCTGACAAATGTACCAGCATCAAACAA ATCCAGGCGGCCAGCTCAATCATCATCCGTCGGACGGTCCGGAAATGCGGGCGGCGTTCAACTAGCACAGGGCGATGAGGCCTACACACGCCTGGCCACCGATACCATTGAGGAGTTAGACTGGTGCTTGGATCAGCTGGAGACTATACAAACGCACCGCAGTGTCTCCGACATGGCATCGCTTAAG TTCAAGCGCATGCTTAACAAGGAGCTCTCACACTTTAGTGAGTCCAGCAGATCAGGAAATCAAATTTCCGAATATAtttgttcaacatttttgg ACAAGCAACAAGAGTTCGATTTACCCTCGCTGCGCGTTGAAGAGAACACTGAACACTCAACCGCTCAACCAATTGCCGCCAACCAGCAATATCCGCGCAGTCGATCGCCCCGCGGTCCGCCGATGTCACAAATAAGCGGAGTTAAGCGGCCGCTGTCGCACACAAACAGCTTCACCGGCGAGCGTCTGCCCACGTTTGGCGTGGAGACGCCACACGAGAATGAGCTGGGCACACTGCTCGGCGAATTGGATACGTGGGGCATTGAGATATTCAAAATTGGCGAACTCAGCTGCAATCGTCCGCTCACCTGTGTGGCATACACCATATTTCAG AGTAGAGAATTACTGACCAGTCTTATGATACCACCGAAAACTTTTCTTAACTTTATGACTACTCTGGAGGACCACTACGTCAAAGACAATCCGTTTCACAATTCGCTGCATGCCGCTGACGTGACACAGAGCACAAATGTGCTACTAAATACACCGGCATTGGAGGGTGTATTCACGCCCCTCGAGGTGGGCGGGGCGCTGTTCGCCGCTTGCATACACGATGTTGATCATCCTGGCTTAACCAATCAGTTTTTGGTTAATTCAA GTTCCGAACTAGCATTAATGTACAATGACGAATCTGTTTTGGAAAATCATCATTTAGCTGTTGCCTtcaaattattgcaaaatcaAGGATGTGATATATTCTGTAATATGCAAAA GAAACAACGCCAAACTTTGAGGAAAATGGTTATTGATATTGTGCTCTCCACTGACATGTCCAAGCACATGAGCCTGCTGGCCGATCTGAAGACCATGGTGGAGACCAAAAAAGTCGCTGGCTCCGGGGTGCTGTTGCTAGACAATTATCAAGATCGCATGCAG GTGCTTGAGAATCTGGTGCACTGCGCTGATCTGAGCAATCCCACCAAGCCATTGCCGCTATATAGGCGCTGGGTGGCACTGCTGATGGAGGAGTTCTTTTTACAGGGCGACAAGGAGCGCGAATCGGGCATGGACATTAGTGCGATGTGCGATCGCCATAATGCGACTATTGAGAAGTCACAAGTGGGCTTCATCGATTACATTGTGCATCCGTTGTGGGAGACATGGGCCGATCTGGTGCATCCCGATGCCCAAGATATACTCGATACGCTTGAAGAGAACAGAGACTACTATCAGAGCACGATACCGCCATCGCCACCGCCATCGACAGCCGATGAAATACCGCAGGATGAGAAGATACGATTCCAG GTAACACTGGAGGAGTCCGATCAGGAGAATCTGGCCGAGCTGGAGGAGGAGTGCGACGAGAGCGAGAGCCGGGGAGATGCCGGCTCCAGCAGCACCACTGGCACCACAGCAACTGGCGTTGCCGGCGGTGGCAAGCCGTCAGGGAGTCAAAATCAAGCGCCACACGGTGGAATGTGA